In Rhodoferax koreense, a genomic segment contains:
- the flhD gene encoding flagellar transcriptional regulator FlhD, protein MNSEQIIAEIREANLTYLMLAQSLIRKDKADALFRLGLNEESADLLAKLSTQQVFKLASSNMLLCHFRVDDNMVWDLLTNHDLPSKKISNPATNRMHANILMAGRVAEVL, encoded by the coding sequence ATGAACAGCGAACAGATCATTGCCGAAATACGCGAAGCCAACCTGACCTACCTGATGCTGGCGCAGAGCCTCATCCGCAAGGACAAGGCGGACGCCCTGTTCCGCCTGGGCCTCAACGAAGAGTCGGCCGATCTGCTGGCCAAGCTTTCGACCCAGCAGGTCTTCAAGCTGGCCTCCAGCAACATGCTGCTGTGCCACTTCCGTGTGGACGACAACATGGTCTGGGACCTGCTCACCAACCACGATCTGCCCAGCAAGAAGATCAGCAATCCCGCCACCAACCGCATGCACGCCAACATCCTGATGGCCGGCCGCGTGGCTGAAGTCCTCTGA
- the flhD gene encoding flagellar transcriptional regulator FlhD, with protein MNSDTTPDEIREANLTYLMLAQSLIRQDKAQALFRLGMNEESADLLGSLSAAQILKLASTPRLLCQFRMEDGLVWSLLTNHDVKKVGNDATNKLHAHILMAGRVSEIL; from the coding sequence ATGAACAGCGACACCACACCAGACGAGATCCGCGAGGCCAACCTCACTTACCTGATGCTGGCGCAGAGCCTGATCCGGCAGGACAAGGCGCAGGCCCTGTTCCGGCTGGGCATGAACGAGGAATCGGCCGATCTGCTCGGTTCGCTGTCGGCGGCGCAGATCCTGAAGCTGGCCTCCACGCCCAGGCTGCTGTGCCAGTTCCGCATGGAAGACGGCCTGGTCTGGAGCCTGCTCACCAACCACGACGTGAAGAAGGTCGGCAACGACGCGACCAACAAACTGCACGCGCACATCCTGATGGCGGGGCGCGTGAGCGAGATCCTTTAA
- a CDS encoding 6,7-dimethyl-8-ribityllumazine synthase — protein sequence MSQSVNFNIHSGHHPIRIAYLHASWHADIVGEARKGFEAEIERLGVPVAGIEYFELPGAFEIPLHAKQLALSGRYDAVVACGFVVDGGLYRHDFVASAVISGLMSVQLETGVPMISVVLTPHHFHEHAEHQQFYHAHFKVKGEEAARACVNTVTSLRKVAALAHR from the coding sequence ATGAGTCAGTCTGTCAACTTCAACATCCACTCGGGTCACCACCCGATCCGCATTGCCTATCTGCACGCCAGCTGGCATGCCGACATCGTCGGCGAAGCCCGCAAAGGCTTCGAAGCCGAGATCGAGCGCCTAGGTGTGCCGGTGGCGGGCATCGAATACTTCGAACTGCCCGGCGCATTCGAGATTCCGCTGCATGCCAAGCAGCTTGCGCTTTCCGGCCGCTACGACGCCGTGGTCGCCTGCGGCTTCGTCGTCGATGGCGGCCTCTACCGCCACGACTTCGTGGCCTCGGCCGTGATCTCGGGCCTGATGTCGGTGCAACTGGAAACCGGCGTGCCGATGATCTCCGTGGTGCTCACGCCGCACCACTTCCACGAACATGCGGAGCACCAGCAGTTCTATCACGCGCACTTCAAGGTGAAGGGCGAAGAGGCCGCGCGCGCCTGCGTGAACACCGTGACCAGCCTGCGCAAGGTGGCCGCGCTGGCGCATCGATGA
- the flhC gene encoding flagellar transcriptional regulator FlhC — protein MSTRTIKSVLKDSQQIERAAALIQMGARMQVLESETDLSYERLLRLYKEVSGKSPSKGQLPFSTDWFLSWQENIHSSLFLNIYEYLSKSIELDAIDILTKAYRLYSEQVQAAEIDALLSFTRAWRLVKFVDANMLNMTACSQCTGKFVTELYENPKQYVCGLCNPPARAGKCKGERSLMLH, from the coding sequence ATGTCCACCCGAACCATCAAGAGTGTCCTCAAGGATTCCCAGCAGATCGAACGCGCCGCCGCGCTGATCCAGATGGGCGCCCGCATGCAGGTGCTCGAATCCGAGACCGACCTGTCCTACGAACGCCTGCTGCGCCTGTACAAGGAAGTCTCCGGCAAGTCGCCTTCCAAGGGACAACTGCCGTTCTCCACCGACTGGTTCCTGTCGTGGCAGGAGAACATCCACTCCTCGCTGTTCCTCAACATCTACGAATACCTGTCGAAGAGCATCGAGCTCGACGCCATCGACATCCTGACCAAGGCCTACCGCCTGTACAGCGAACAGGTCCAGGCCGCCGAGATCGACGCGCTGCTGTCCTTCACCCGTGCCTGGCGCCTGGTGAAGTTCGTCGACGCCAACATGCTCAACATGACCGCCTGCAGCCAGTGCACGGGCAAGTTCGTGACCGAGCTGTACGAGAACCCGAAGCAGTATGTCTGCGGGCTGTGCAACCCGCCGGCACGTGCCGGCAAGTGCAAGGGTGAACGCTCGTTGATGTTGCACTAG
- a CDS encoding thiamine pyrophosphate-binding protein translates to MTQQIAGHLLVECLVHQGVEHAFGVPGESFLAVLDGFHAYRDDIRFIINRQEGGAAFMAEAHGKLTNRPGVCFVTRGPGATNASIGVHTAFQDSTPMVLFVGDVASDSRDREVFQEVNYQSFFGPSTKGLAKLVERIDDPRRIPEYVARAFATAMNGRPGPVVLVLPEDMLTQTVDAVPMPRVEPVQAWSDPGSLRTLREMLMQAQRPLVIAGGSGWTPQSAQALQRFAENWKLPVGNAFRFQDTFDNFHPLYAGDVGIGINPKLAAHVREADLIIAIGPRLGEMTTGGYTLIEAPRPKQKLVHIHASAEELNRVYQADLAINATMNAAARSLEVLTAPVQVAWEAWAKSCNDDYLANLQPQQLPGPIDMPAIIALLQKHLPEDAVLTNGAGNFASWVHRFYRHHGLAKGFKTQLAPTNGAMGYGVPAGIGAAIATGRLAFTIAGDGDFLMNGQELATAAQYGAKSLIVLLNNGMFGTIRMHQEREYPQNVSGTQLKNPDFVKLAQAYGYAGVRITKTEEFEAQLLAALERAEGTVIEVVLDPEVITTRGTLSAITKAAEARLATR, encoded by the coding sequence ATGACTCAGCAGATCGCAGGCCACTTGCTCGTGGAGTGCCTGGTGCACCAGGGCGTCGAACACGCGTTCGGCGTACCCGGTGAAAGTTTCCTGGCCGTGCTCGACGGCTTCCACGCCTACCGCGACGACATCCGGTTCATCATCAACCGGCAGGAGGGCGGCGCAGCCTTCATGGCCGAGGCACACGGCAAGCTCACCAACCGGCCGGGCGTGTGCTTCGTCACGCGCGGGCCGGGTGCGACCAACGCCTCCATCGGTGTGCACACCGCGTTCCAGGATTCCACCCCGATGGTGCTGTTCGTCGGCGACGTGGCCAGCGACAGCCGCGACCGCGAGGTGTTCCAGGAGGTCAACTACCAGAGCTTCTTCGGCCCGAGCACCAAGGGGCTGGCCAAGCTGGTGGAGCGTATCGACGACCCGCGCCGCATCCCCGAATACGTGGCGCGTGCCTTCGCCACGGCGATGAACGGCCGGCCCGGCCCGGTGGTGCTGGTGCTGCCCGAGGACATGCTCACGCAGACCGTCGACGCCGTGCCCATGCCGCGTGTCGAACCGGTGCAGGCCTGGAGCGACCCGGGCTCGCTGCGCACGCTGCGCGAGATGCTGATGCAGGCCCAGCGCCCGCTGGTGATTGCCGGCGGCAGCGGCTGGACGCCGCAGTCGGCCCAGGCGCTGCAGCGCTTCGCCGAGAACTGGAAACTGCCGGTGGGCAACGCCTTCCGTTTCCAGGATACCTTCGACAACTTCCATCCGCTGTACGCCGGCGACGTGGGCATCGGCATCAACCCCAAGCTGGCGGCGCACGTGCGCGAGGCCGACCTGATCATCGCCATCGGCCCGCGTCTGGGCGAGATGACCACCGGCGGCTACACGCTGATCGAGGCGCCCCGGCCGAAGCAGAAACTGGTGCACATCCACGCCAGCGCCGAGGAACTCAACCGCGTCTACCAGGCCGACCTGGCCATCAATGCGACCATGAACGCCGCCGCGCGTTCGCTCGAGGTGCTCACCGCGCCGGTGCAGGTGGCGTGGGAAGCCTGGGCCAAGTCCTGCAACGATGACTACCTGGCCAACCTGCAGCCGCAGCAACTGCCCGGTCCGATCGACATGCCGGCCATCATCGCCCTGCTGCAAAAGCATTTGCCCGAGGACGCCGTGCTGACCAACGGCGCGGGCAACTTCGCCAGCTGGGTGCATCGCTTCTACCGGCACCATGGACTGGCCAAGGGGTTCAAGACCCAGCTCGCCCCGACCAACGGCGCCATGGGCTACGGCGTGCCTGCGGGCATCGGCGCGGCCATCGCCACGGGCCGGCTGGCCTTCACCATCGCCGGTGACGGCGACTTCCTGATGAATGGCCAGGAACTCGCCACCGCTGCGCAATACGGCGCCAAGAGCCTGATCGTGCTGCTCAACAACGGGATGTTCGGCACCATCCGCATGCACCAGGAGCGCGAATACCCGCAGAACGTGAGCGGCACGCAGTTGAAGAACCCCGACTTCGTGAAGCTGGCGCAAGCCTATGGCTATGCTGGCGTGCGCATCACGAAAACGGAGGAATTCGAGGCCCAGCTGCTGGCCGCGCTGGAGCGGGCGGAAGGCACGGTGATCGAGGTGGTGCTGGATCCGGAGGTGATCACGACGCGGGGCACGTTGTCGGCGATCACGAAGGCGGCCGAGGCGCGGCTGGCGACCAGGTAG
- a CDS encoding NAD(P)H-dependent glycerol-3-phosphate dehydrogenase: protein MKIAVLGAGAWGTALAISASRPSPAPHEVTLWARNAQQAADMATERRNSRYLPDVALPPALQICCDPVESLAGLLARQDLIVIGTPMSALRGMLQATSSAQAPVAWLCKGFEAPVSGSVGLLGHEIRASLGVGGEYGVLSGPSFALEVARGQPTALVAASASAAVREALVAAFHGPALRIYASEDMAGVEVGGAVKNVLAIATGLCDGLGLGLNARAALITRGLAEITRLGVALGARTETFMGLSGLGDLVLTATGDLSRNRKVGLMLAQGLSLTQAVASLGHVAEGVYCARTVLQRARALQIDMPITQSVVDLLDGRIQPAVAVAALMGRGPVAEVRDLPPPPGI from the coding sequence ATGAAGATCGCCGTTCTTGGCGCGGGTGCCTGGGGCACCGCGCTGGCCATCAGCGCCAGCCGGCCATCGCCGGCACCGCACGAGGTCACCCTCTGGGCGCGCAATGCGCAGCAGGCCGCGGACATGGCGACCGAACGGCGCAACAGCCGTTATCTGCCTGACGTGGCGCTGCCGCCCGCACTGCAGATCTGCTGCGATCCCGTCGAATCCCTGGCCGGCCTGCTGGCCCGGCAGGACCTGATCGTCATCGGTACGCCGATGTCGGCATTGCGCGGCATGCTGCAGGCGACGTCGTCTGCCCAGGCCCCCGTGGCATGGCTGTGCAAGGGTTTCGAGGCCCCGGTGTCCGGCTCTGTCGGTCTGCTGGGCCACGAGATCCGCGCCAGCCTGGGCGTGGGCGGCGAATACGGGGTGTTGAGTGGCCCGAGCTTCGCGCTCGAGGTGGCGCGCGGGCAGCCCACCGCACTGGTGGCCGCCAGTGCCAGTGCCGCCGTGCGCGAGGCGCTGGTGGCCGCTTTCCACGGCCCGGCGCTGCGCATCTACGCCAGCGAAGACATGGCCGGCGTAGAGGTCGGCGGCGCGGTGAAGAACGTGCTGGCCATCGCCACCGGACTGTGCGACGGCCTCGGCCTCGGCCTCAACGCACGCGCCGCACTCATCACCCGTGGCCTTGCGGAAATCACGCGGCTCGGCGTGGCGCTGGGCGCTCGCACCGAAACCTTCATGGGACTGTCCGGCCTGGGTGACCTGGTGCTCACCGCCACCGGCGACCTCAGCCGCAACCGCAAGGTCGGCCTGATGCTGGCGCAGGGGCTGTCGCTGACGCAGGCCGTGGCGTCGCTGGGCCACGTGGCCGAGGGCGTGTACTGCGCGCGCACCGTGCTGCAGCGCGCCAGGGCCCTGCAGATCGACATGCCGATCACGCAAAGTGTGGTGGATCTGCTCGATGGCCGCATCCAGCCGGCCGTTGCCGTGGCGGCCTTGATGGGCCGCGGGCCGGTTGCCGAAGTGCGCGACCTGCCCCCGCCGCCCGGCATCTGA
- a CDS encoding response regulator yields MADEAVVKPQLLVVDDESELRNVLAKYFSYNHFEVRTAANAAQARAMVAELAPDVVLVDVHMPGEGGLSLARWLRESFPRVGLVMLTGAADSVDRIVGLEVGADDYVTKPFEMRELLARVRGLLRRLAPPPEPTRQDTAQTAAAGGQHRVRFGTCVLDLELRRLFDAKGADMPISAAEFDLLALFARNPNRPLNRDQIMEYGHNRSWDVFDRSIDLRIMRLRRKLEPDPTKPSVLKTVRNVGYVYVP; encoded by the coding sequence ATGGCTGACGAGGCCGTAGTCAAGCCGCAGTTGCTGGTGGTGGACGATGAGTCCGAGCTGCGCAATGTGTTGGCCAAGTACTTCAGCTACAACCACTTCGAAGTGCGCACGGCGGCCAACGCGGCGCAGGCGCGCGCCATGGTGGCCGAGCTCGCGCCCGATGTGGTGCTGGTCGACGTGCACATGCCCGGCGAGGGTGGGCTGTCGCTGGCCCGGTGGCTGCGCGAGAGCTTTCCGCGCGTCGGTCTGGTGATGTTGACCGGCGCCGCCGATTCGGTGGACCGCATCGTCGGCCTGGAAGTCGGCGCCGACGACTACGTCACCAAACCCTTCGAGATGCGCGAGCTGTTGGCACGGGTACGTGGCCTGCTGCGCCGCCTGGCACCGCCACCGGAGCCGACCCGCCAGGACACGGCCCAGACCGCGGCGGCCGGCGGTCAGCACCGCGTTCGTTTCGGCACCTGTGTGCTCGACCTCGAACTGCGCCGCCTGTTCGACGCCAAGGGCGCGGACATGCCGATCTCCGCGGCCGAGTTCGACCTGCTGGCGCTGTTCGCGCGCAATCCCAACCGGCCGCTCAACCGCGACCAGATCATGGAATACGGCCACAATCGCAGCTGGGATGTGTTCGACCGCTCCATCGACCTGCGCATCATGCGGCTGCGGCGCAAGCTCGAACCTGATCCGACCAAGCCTTCCGTGTTGAAGACGGTACGCAATGTCGGCTACGTCTATGTGCCCTGA
- a CDS encoding PAS domain S-box protein, producing MRQAPHPSVEDGTDTDPGDAICSQLMHHAPDAVLAVDGQGLIVACNASACRLLGRAADEAPQDRLLSRWLVPAGPPATGGAWAAYLASGNPAWLDALQGLRTLDLRRPDGGQVRAEVSAFAAPVNGAPGSGLVLRDIGARVEEAPDANVHQSVMQALHTSEERYRAVVEHVTEGMVVIQDEVIVFANARAAEIARMPLAEMHHIGFLHRVHPDDHDLVRERQRRRLAGEEVPDHYELRLLFPDGDIRWIAIGVSVVPWGGKPASLTFFSDVTDNKLILEAMHRSEERYRAVVEHVGEGMVVVQGEQIVFVNERATAIARMSQREMLRQGFLTAIHPGDRAQVRERQRRRIEGDPGPQRHELRLQHGDGSVTWIDIGVTKVPWGGQDATLTFFSDISHRKALEEKLRDTLAERETILENSLVGIAFLTQDHRFRWSNRAMARIFAMRRGPSAPPSWEALFPSKQAYDETVQDIAEHMRRGRDYQSEMRLRRIDGKLFWAAVSGRAVDAADAGQGTVWTVMDITQRKELEEALQRTSSEREAIFNSALVGISFNVNRRIQWVNDKCVEMLGYSRAELSGQPSRVFYKDEETYVTEGRRTLEALLRDGHHTTERELVRRNGETFWVQLAGRCVVDRNPDAGVIWTLLDITDRRKAEDDIRAALARQKELNELRSRFVSMTSHEFRTPLATILSSAELIQHYADRMPEAEKQEVLRSIETGVHRMTRMLDRMLLIGKADAQLLDFLPQALDLRLLCQRCIDEARRQHAEAASEIVLAYEARAVPGVFDEKLLHHIFSNLLSNAVKYSPDGGEVRFRVSEDGANTVFEVIDQGIGIPAQELPHLFESFHRASNVGRIQGTGLGLAIVKKAVERHGGTVSVRSAPGQGTHFTVTL from the coding sequence ATGCGCCAAGCCCCACACCCCTCCGTCGAGGACGGCACCGACACCGACCCGGGGGACGCCATCTGCTCGCAACTGATGCACCATGCCCCCGACGCGGTGCTGGCCGTCGATGGGCAAGGGCTGATCGTCGCCTGCAATGCGAGCGCCTGCCGGCTCCTGGGCCGTGCCGCGGACGAAGCCCCGCAGGACCGCCTGCTGTCGCGTTGGCTGGTGCCGGCCGGCCCGCCCGCCACCGGCGGCGCGTGGGCCGCCTACCTCGCCAGCGGCAACCCCGCCTGGCTCGACGCGCTGCAGGGCTTGCGCACGCTCGACCTGCGCCGGCCCGACGGCGGCCAGGTGCGCGCCGAGGTCTCGGCCTTCGCCGCGCCAGTGAACGGCGCGCCCGGCTCGGGCCTGGTGCTGCGCGACATCGGGGCGCGCGTCGAGGAAGCCCCGGACGCCAATGTTCACCAGTCGGTGATGCAGGCCCTGCACACCTCGGAGGAACGCTACCGCGCCGTGGTGGAACACGTGACCGAAGGCATGGTGGTGATCCAGGACGAAGTCATCGTGTTCGCCAACGCGCGCGCAGCCGAGATCGCCCGCATGCCGCTGGCGGAGATGCACCACATCGGCTTCCTGCACCGCGTGCACCCCGACGATCATGACCTGGTGCGTGAACGCCAGCGCCGCCGCCTGGCCGGCGAGGAGGTGCCCGACCACTACGAGCTGCGCCTGCTGTTTCCCGATGGCGACATCCGCTGGATCGCGATCGGCGTGAGTGTCGTGCCCTGGGGCGGCAAGCCGGCCAGCCTGACCTTCTTCAGCGACGTGACCGACAACAAGCTCATCCTGGAGGCGATGCACCGCTCCGAGGAGCGCTACCGTGCGGTGGTCGAGCACGTGGGCGAAGGCATGGTGGTGGTGCAGGGCGAGCAGATCGTTTTCGTCAACGAACGCGCCACCGCGATCGCCCGCATGTCGCAGCGCGAGATGCTGCGGCAGGGTTTCCTCACCGCGATCCATCCCGGTGACCGCGCCCAGGTGCGCGAGAGGCAACGCCGCCGTATCGAAGGCGACCCCGGGCCACAGCGCCACGAGTTGCGGCTGCAACATGGCGACGGCAGCGTCACCTGGATCGACATCGGCGTGACCAAGGTGCCGTGGGGCGGCCAGGACGCGACACTGACCTTCTTCAGCGACATCAGCCACCGGAAGGCGCTCGAGGAAAAGCTGCGCGACACGCTCGCCGAGCGCGAGACCATCCTCGAGAACTCGCTGGTGGGCATCGCCTTTCTCACGCAGGACCATCGCTTCCGCTGGTCGAACCGCGCCATGGCACGCATCTTCGCGATGCGGCGCGGGCCCTCGGCGCCGCCTTCGTGGGAGGCGCTGTTCCCGTCCAAGCAGGCCTACGACGAGACCGTGCAGGACATTGCCGAGCACATGCGCCGCGGCCGCGACTACCAGAGCGAGATGCGCTTGCGCCGCATCGATGGCAAGCTGTTCTGGGCCGCGGTGTCGGGCCGTGCGGTGGATGCCGCCGATGCCGGCCAGGGCACGGTGTGGACCGTGATGGACATCACCCAGCGCAAGGAGCTCGAGGAAGCGCTGCAGCGCACCTCGTCGGAGCGCGAAGCCATCTTCAACAGCGCGCTGGTGGGCATCAGCTTCAACGTGAACCGGCGCATCCAGTGGGTCAACGACAAGTGCGTGGAAATGCTGGGCTACAGCCGGGCCGAACTCAGCGGCCAGCCTTCGCGCGTGTTCTACAAGGACGAGGAGACCTACGTCACCGAGGGCCGGCGCACGCTGGAAGCGCTGCTGCGCGATGGCCACCATACGACCGAACGCGAACTCGTGCGGCGCAACGGCGAAACCTTCTGGGTGCAGCTCGCAGGGCGCTGCGTGGTCGACCGCAATCCCGACGCGGGCGTGATCTGGACCCTGCTCGACATCACCGACCGGCGCAAGGCCGAGGACGACATCCGCGCCGCACTCGCGCGGCAGAAGGAACTCAACGAACTGCGTTCGCGTTTCGTGTCGATGACCAGCCATGAATTCCGCACGCCGCTGGCCACCATCCTGTCCTCGGCCGAACTGATCCAGCACTACGCCGACCGCATGCCCGAGGCCGAGAAGCAGGAGGTGCTGCGCAGCATCGAGACCGGCGTGCACCGCATGACCCGCATGCTCGACCGCATGCTGCTGATCGGCAAGGCCGATGCCCAGTTGCTCGACTTCCTGCCCCAGGCGCTGGACCTGCGGCTGCTGTGCCAGCGCTGCATCGACGAGGCGCGGCGCCAGCATGCCGAGGCCGCCAGCGAGATCGTGCTGGCCTACGAGGCGCGCGCCGTACCGGGCGTGTTCGACGAGAAGCTGCTGCACCACATCTTCAGCAACCTGCTGTCCAACGCGGTGAAGTATTCGCCCGACGGCGGCGAGGTGCGCTTCCGCGTTTCCGAAGATGGCGCCAACACGGTGTTCGAGGTCATCGACCAGGGCATCGGGATTCCGGCGCAGGAGCTGCCCCACCTGTTCGAGTCCTTCCACCGCGCGAGCAACGTTGGCCGCATCCAGGGCACCGGCCTGGGCCTGGCGATCGTGAAGAAGGCCGTGGAGCGGCATGGCGGCACGGTCTCGGTGCGCAGCGCGCCTGGTCAGGGCACGCACTTCACCGTAACACTATGA
- a CDS encoding DEAD/DEAH box helicase yields MPAPSRPRTTSKPQVVKAAKGRAVLPAPADLAQARPRLTLQTLGRGDGLLGLMAFGPSGPRGPDVTVAHLDWLGTPTAAGLSAALQTLQALGLHAIPGDAWQWRSDEVASHHAGAWTLAQEEHFGDFWADEVPRLAALGWSIVVRPGFAHHSVPVQAWRLVVSTDTGEVLGQEVAGPLAPRPVPAAGLGLARREGSWLLTLGVEVDGESLDLAPMLADLLRRDAAWLNADQLAEIDDGKIISLRAPGGRRIETPAAPLKAIVAAMLDLLTDPRRKDGPFQLAAWDSFRLEALRQGLQESRAALAARAGPQGAWQLQGDDGLRVLARRLAGSVPQLVAAPEGLGITLRPYQLEGLAWLQYLRAQGLAGILADDMGLGKTAQTLAHLLLEKQAGRLDLPALVVVPTSLLFNWQAEARRMAPGLRVLTLHGPDRADRFDAMGQADVVLTTFALLWRDIRPLAAQPFHLLVLDEAQSVKNAAGRAARSVRRIRARHRLCLTGTPLENHLGELWAQFDFLMPGFLGDVRSFQRHWRKPIEVGGETLRAQALARRVRPFILRRRKEDVAKELPPLTEQVQRVVLAGQQRVLYESVRVAADHMVRRVLARAGLARSQISVLGALLRLRQVCCDPYLVKGARMPAHMERAKLDWLCDTLPALVDEGRRVLVFSQFTEMLGLIGPALARLGVPHLSLTGQTPAAQRGDTVARFQAREVPILLASLKAGGLGLNLTAADTVVHVDPWWNPAAEQQATARAHRIGQTQPVFVYKLVVEGSIEERMLELQARKSALAQGVLGEDRLGTVKFSVADLQDLLAPLGDHTEI; encoded by the coding sequence ATGCCAGCGCCTTCTCGCCCCCGAACCACGTCAAAGCCCCAGGTCGTCAAGGCTGCCAAGGGCAGGGCGGTGCTGCCCGCACCAGCCGACCTGGCGCAGGCCCGGCCTCGGCTCACGCTGCAGACGCTCGGGCGCGGTGACGGGCTGCTCGGCTTGATGGCTTTCGGCCCGTCGGGTCCGCGCGGGCCCGATGTGACGGTCGCCCACCTCGACTGGCTCGGTACACCGACCGCCGCCGGCCTGTCCGCGGCCCTGCAAACCCTGCAGGCGCTCGGCCTGCACGCCATTCCCGGCGATGCCTGGCAGTGGCGCAGCGACGAAGTGGCGTCCCACCATGCCGGCGCGTGGACGCTGGCGCAGGAAGAACACTTCGGCGATTTCTGGGCCGACGAGGTGCCTCGGCTGGCGGCGCTCGGCTGGTCGATCGTGGTGCGGCCCGGCTTCGCGCACCACAGCGTGCCGGTGCAGGCCTGGCGCCTGGTGGTCAGCACGGACACGGGCGAGGTGCTGGGCCAGGAGGTGGCCGGGCCGCTGGCGCCCAGGCCCGTGCCTGCGGCCGGCCTGGGCCTGGCGCGGCGCGAGGGCTCGTGGCTGCTGACGCTGGGCGTGGAGGTCGATGGCGAATCGCTCGACCTGGCGCCGATGCTGGCCGACCTGCTGCGCCGCGATGCGGCATGGCTGAATGCCGACCAGCTGGCCGAAATCGACGACGGAAAGATCATCTCGTTGCGGGCGCCGGGCGGTCGCCGCATCGAGACGCCGGCCGCGCCGCTGAAGGCCATCGTTGCCGCGATGCTGGACCTGCTCACCGATCCGCGCCGCAAGGACGGGCCGTTCCAGCTCGCGGCCTGGGACAGCTTCCGTCTCGAAGCGCTGCGCCAGGGCCTGCAAGAAAGCCGGGCCGCGCTCGCCGCGCGCGCGGGGCCGCAGGGCGCCTGGCAACTGCAGGGAGACGACGGCTTGCGGGTGCTGGCACGTCGACTCGCCGGCAGCGTGCCCCAGCTCGTGGCCGCACCCGAGGGGCTTGGCATCACGCTACGCCCCTACCAGCTCGAGGGCCTGGCCTGGCTGCAGTACCTGCGTGCGCAGGGCCTGGCCGGTATCCTGGCCGATGACATGGGTCTGGGCAAGACGGCCCAGACGCTGGCCCACCTGCTGCTCGAGAAGCAGGCCGGCCGGCTCGACCTGCCGGCACTGGTGGTGGTGCCAACTTCGCTGCTGTTCAACTGGCAGGCCGAGGCGCGGCGCATGGCGCCCGGTCTGCGGGTGCTGACTTTGCATGGCCCGGACCGCGCCGACCGCTTCGATGCCATGGGCCAGGCCGACGTGGTGCTGACGACCTTCGCGCTGCTGTGGCGCGACATCCGGCCGCTGGCCGCCCAGCCTTTCCACCTGCTCGTGCTCGACGAGGCCCAGAGCGTGAAGAATGCCGCAGGCCGCGCCGCGCGTTCCGTGCGGCGCATCCGCGCAAGGCACCGCTTGTGCCTGACCGGAACGCCCCTGGAAAACCATCTTGGCGAGCTGTGGGCCCAGTTCGATTTCCTGATGCCGGGATTCCTCGGCGATGTGCGCAGCTTCCAGCGCCACTGGCGCAAACCCATCGAGGTTGGGGGCGAGACGCTGCGCGCCCAGGCGCTGGCGCGGCGCGTGCGGCCCTTCATCCTGCGCCGGCGCAAGGAAGACGTGGCCAAGGAGTTGCCGCCACTGACCGAGCAGGTGCAGCGCGTGGTGCTGGCCGGCCAGCAGCGCGTGCTGTACGAGAGCGTGCGTGTCGCAGCCGACCACATGGTGCGCCGCGTGCTCGCCAGGGCAGGCCTGGCGCGTTCGCAGATCAGCGTGCTCGGCGCGCTGCTGCGACTGCGCCAGGTGTGTTGCGACCCGTACCTGGTGAAGGGCGCGCGGATGCCGGCCCACATGGAGCGCGCCAAACTCGACTGGCTCTGCGACACGCTGCCGGCGCTGGTCGACGAAGGCCGGCGCGTGCTGGTGTTCTCGCAGTTCACCGAGATGCTGGGGCTGATCGGTCCGGCGCTGGCCAGGCTGGGCGTGCCCCACCTGTCGCTCACCGGGCAGACGCCGGCGGCCCAACGCGGCGACACCGTGGCGCGCTTCCAGGCGAGGGAGGTGCCGATCCTGCTGGCCAGCCTCAAGGCGGGCGGCCTGGGCCTGAACCTCACCGCGGCCGACACGGTGGTGCATGTCGATCCGTGGTGGAACCCGGCGGCCGAACAGCAGGCCACCGCGCGGGCGCACCGCATCGGCCAGACGCAGCCGGTCTTCGTCTACAAGCTGGTGGTGGAGGGCAGCATCGAGGAACGCATGCTTGAGCTGCAGGCGCGCAAGTCGGCGCTGGCCCAAGGGGTGCTCGGCGAAGACCGGCTGGGCACGGTGAAGTTCAGCGTGGCCGATCTGCAAGACCTGCTCGCGCCTTTGGGCGACCACACCGAAATTTAA